In the Theobroma cacao cultivar B97-61/B2 chromosome 1, Criollo_cocoa_genome_V2, whole genome shotgun sequence genome, one interval contains:
- the LOC18613299 gene encoding type I inositol polyphosphate 5-phosphatase 4, with amino-acid sequence MRDGNSKKSKLSWPKTLVKKWFNIKSKADDFHADDVDYQGVDEDWRHNFSEREACTIKKSKTERLSKRYSDRVRRSKIDLDGSQVTDVHSYRIFVATWNVAGKSPPSYLNLEDWLHTSPPADIYVLGFQEIVPLNAGNVLGTEDNGPARKWLALIRKTLNSLPGTSGGCLTPSPIPDPLVELDADFEGSTRQKASSFFHRRSFQSLSRSMRMDNDMVMPQPRLDRRFSVCDRVIFGHRPSDYDPNFRWGSSDDETGPGDSPGNTQYSQYSPMSYGGSFAMEESNRQMGHSRYCLVASKQMVGIFLTVWVKSDLRDDVRNMKVSCVGRGLMGYLGNKGSISISMSLHQTSFCFVCSHLTSGQKEGDELRRNSDVMEILRKTRFPRVHGMGDENSPQTILEHDRIIWLGDLNYRIALSYRSAKALVEMRNWKALLENDQLCIEQRRGRVFEGWSEGKIYFPPTYKYSNNSDRYAGEDRHPKEKRRTPAWCDRILWYGRGLHQLSYVRGESKFSDHRPVYSIFAAEVESINRGRIRKSMSCSSARIEVEELLPHSHGYTELSFF; translated from the exons ATGAGAGATGGGAACTCCAAGAAGAGCAAG CTTTCATGGCCCAAGACGTTGGTCAAGAAGTGGTTCAATATCAAGAGCAAAGCTGACGACTTTCATGCTGATGATGTTGATTATCAAG gtGTTGATGAAGATTGGAGGCACAACTTCTCAGAGAGGGAGGCATGCACTATCAAGAAAAGTAAAACAG AGAGATTGAGCAAGAGGTATTCTGATCGAGTTCGACGAAGCAAGATTGATCTTGATGGTTCGCAAGTTACAGATGTGCATAGTTATAG GATTTTTGTAGCTACTTGGAATGTGGCCGGAAAATCTCCTCCTAGTTATTTGAATCTTGAAGATTGGCTTCATACCTCTCCTCCAGCTGACATTTATGTACTTGG GTTTCAAGAAATTGTTCCTTTAAATGCTGGTAATGTTTTGGGCACTGAAGACAATGGACCGGCCAGGAAATGGCTAGCTCTCATTAGGAAGACTTTGAATAGTCTTCCTGGCACCAGTGGTGGTTGCCTCACACCTTCACCAATCCCTGATCCGCTTGTAGAACTGGATGCAGACTTTGAAGGATCAACAAGGCAGAAAGCTTCATCTTTCTTTCACCGCCGATCATTTCAATCCTTGAGTCGGAGCATGAGAATGGATAATGACATGGTAATGCCACAACCCCGGCTTGATCGCCGCTTCAGTGTCTGTGATCGTGTTATCTTTGGGCATAGACCAAGTGATTATGACCCTAATTTCAGATGGGGTTCCTCTGATGACGAGACTGGACCTGGGGATTCACCAGGTAACACTCAGTATTCGCAATATTCTCCAATGTCCTATGGTGGATCTTTTGCCATGGAGGAAAGCAATAGACAAATGGGGCATTCAAGGTACTGTTTGGTTGCCAGCAAGCAAATGGTTGGGATATTTCTAACAGTATGGGTGAAGAGTGATCTTAGAGATGATGTTCGCAACATGAAAGTATCTTGTGTTGGCAGAGGATTGATGGGTTATCTTGGAAACAAG GGTTCCATTTCAATTAGCATGTCTTTGCATCAAACAAGCTTTTGCTTCGTCTGTAGTCATTTAACCTCTGGGCAAAAGGAGGGTGATGAGCTGCGAAGAAACTCTGATGTTATGGAGATCCTCAGAAAAACAAGGTTTCCCAGGGTTCATGGTATGGGAGATGAGAATTCTCCCCAAACGATTCTAGAGCATGA TCGTATTATTTGGCTTGGGGATTTGAATTATCGGATTGCTCTGTCATATCGTTCTGCAAAGGCTCTGGTTGAGATGCGCAATTGGAAGGCACTTTTAGAGAATGACCAG CTTTGCATAGAGCAGAGGCGAGGCCGTGTTTTTGAGGGATGGAGTGAAGGAAAGATTTATTTCCCTCCTACATACAAGTATTCGAATAATTCAGACAGATATGCTGGGGAGGATAGGCACCCAAAGGAGAAGCGAAGAACTCCTGCATG GTGTGATCGTATACTATGGTATGGAAGAGGCCTCCATCAGTTATCTTATGTTCGCGGGGAGTCAAAGTTCTCAGATCATAGGCCTGTTTATAGTATATTTGCAGCAGAGGTCGAGTCTATTAACCGTGGTCGAATCAGGAAAAGCATGAGTTGTTCCAGTGCCAGGATTGAGGTTGAAGAGCTGTTGCCACACTCACATGGATATACTGAACTCAGTTTCTTTTGA